Within Halarchaeum grantii, the genomic segment GGTTTCACCGTTCGCGTGTTCTGCCGGCTCACTACGTTCGCCGGCGTTGCTCGCGCCTCCAGCGCTCGCTTCGTCTGCGGACTCGCGTCGCTCGTCCGCATACGCCAGATGGTGTTCTTCGAGGAGCGGGCGGCTGTCGTCGTGGGCGTTCCGGCGTTCCGCGAGGCCGCAGCGCGCGCACTCGTGGCCGTCGCTCTCGGCCGTGTCACCCGGCCCCGCGTTCGCCGTCGAGCGGTAGTGCGGGCAGTCGCGCCACGCCGCGTCGTCGGCCGCGACCGGACAGCGGTAGTCGTCGGCGGCGCGCCGGTCGGCGAACGCGGGGTCGTGCTGGGGGAAGTCGAAGGCGTAGCGGCACTTTCCGTCGCCCGTGACGTGGTCGCAGACCCCGGCGTGTTCGTAGGGGTCGTCGACGCCCACGGCGGTCCCGGTCGGCGTCTTCTTCACACGCGTCGCCTCGCGTCGCGGCGCCAAAAGCGCTTCCCGTGCGCCGGACGGAAAGCGTGAAGCCGTCGCGTCGCCTCTCGGTGGACGTGCGAGTCGTCCACGAGCGCGGCGGCGAGTCGGTCCTCGCGAGCGACGTCGACGTCGCGGACTCCGTCCTCTCGCGGGCGCGCGGGCTGATGTTCCGGCGCTCGATACCGCACGGGTACGCGCTCGTCTTCGAGTTCGGGGGGCGAAAACGCCGGGGCGTCCACATGGTCTTCGTCCCGTTCGCCATCGACGTGCTCTGGCTCGTCGATGAGGAGGTCCAGCGCGTGGAGACGCTGGCGGCGTGGACGGGCCTCGCGAGCGCGGAGGCGGACCGGCTGATCGAACTCCCGGCCGGCCGGGCCGACGGCGTCCGCGTCGGCGACAGGGTTCGCGTCGAACCCTGACGGTCGTTCGTGTCGGACCCGACCGGTTTATGTAGTTCGGGCGTATTCGTGCAGACACGATGACGACACCACAGTCGTCGGAGGATAGAGGAAGTCGCCGCAAGGCGGCTGGCCGTGAAATCCGACGGTAACGAAACCCCGAACACAACCAGCGAGTTCTCGATGGACTTCTTCTCGAACGACACCCTCAGCGACGGCGACGTACAGTTCCTAGACACGACGCTCCGGGACGGCGAGCAGGCGCCCGGAGTCTCCCTCAGCGCGGACCAGAAGGCGGGTATCGCCCGCCGACTGGACGACGCGGGCGTCGCGGCCATCGAGGCCGGGAGCGCCTGCACGAGCGCGGCGGAGCGCGAGACGATCCGGCGCGTCACGGGCCTCGGCCTCGACGCGCGCATCACGAGCTTCTGTCGCGGCGTCCAGCGCGACGTCGACCTCGCGATGGACTGCGGCGTCGACGGCGTCCACATCGTCGTTCCGGCGAGCGACCGGCACGTCGAGGGGAAGGTCGGCTCGACGCGCGAGGAGGTCGTCGAGAAGACGAGCGAGCTCGTCGCGTACGCGAAGGAGAACGACCTCTGGGTCGAGGTCATCGGCGAGGACGGGTCCCGGGCCGATTACGACTACCTCGAAGCGCAGGCCGAGGCCGCCTTCGAGGCGGGCGCGGACCGCTTCTGCTTCGCGGACACGGTCGGGCACGCCTCCCCGGAGGAAGTCTACGAGGGCGTCAGTCGCCTCGCCGAGCACGGCCCGGTCGGCGTGCACACGCACGACGACCTCGGGCTCGCGGTGACGAACGCGCTCGCGGGCATCGCGGCGGGCGCGGACCTCGTGCACGGCACCATCAACGGCATCGGCGAGCGCGCGGGCAACGTCGCCCTGGAGGAGATGGCGATCGCGCTCTGGCACTGCTACGACGTCGAGCCGATGGAGACCGAGCACCTCTACGAGGTCGCGTCCTACGTCGCGGAGGCGACGGGTATCCCGCTCCCGCCGAACAAGGCGGTGTCGGGCGAGAACGCGTTCGCGCACGAGTCCGGCATCCACACGGACGGCACCCTGAAGGACGAGCGGATGTACGAGCCCTATCCCCCGGAGGCCGTCGGCCGGGAGCGCCGCCTCGTCCTCGGGAAGCACGCGGGGCGCGCCGGCGTCCGCGCGGCGCTCGCCGAGCACGACGTCGACCTCGACGACGAGGCGCTCGCGGCGGTCGTCGAGCGCGTGAAGACGCTGGGCGAGAAGGGCCGTCGCGTCACGGACGCGGACCTCCTCACCATCGCGGAGGACGTCCGCGGGCGCTCGCGCGAGCGCCGCGTCGAGCTCCTCGACCTGACGGCGGCGAGCGGGTCGGGGACGCCGTCGGCGAGCGTGCGCGTGCGCGTTGACGGCGACGAGCGCACGGCCGCAGGGACGGGGAGCGGCCCGGTCGACGCCGCGCTCTCCGCGACGCGCCAGGCGCTCGGCTCCGAGTTCTCCTTCCACCTCGAGTCCTACCACGTGGACGCGATCACGGGCGGGACGGACGCCGTGGTCACGGTCGACGTCGAGGTCTCGCGCGGCGACCGCTCGGTGTCGGTCTCCGCGAGCGACGCCGACATCACGGTCGCGAGCGTCACGGCGGTGCTGGACGCGCTCGACCGCCTCCTCCCCGAGGTCGAGAACGAGGAGACCGTCCCCGCCGACGACTGACGCGAGTCGCGACGCACGTCGGTGACTCGCCACGGGGCACCCTCGGTCCGCCGGACCGACTTTACGTGTCGCGTGCCAACACCCTGCATGGTGATGCAGGATGAGCGACCCACCGAGTGAGAAACTGACGCGCGCGTGTCGAAGCGCCATCGGCGACTCGTTGCGCAGCGTCGTCTACTTCACCGAAGACGACTACGAACAGGTCTACCTCCGCGACGACTTGGAGCGAAGCGCGGACCTGGCGTCGTTCGTGGAGAACGAGCGAAGCGGCTTCGAACGCCGGGAGACCGGCGCGAACTCCGAGTTGGGGCCGTACGACTACACCATCCACAGCCACGCGGACGGCGCGTTGACGCGCGTCATCCTCGGCGAGGAGGGCGTCTTCGTCACGACCGACCCGCTCTCGACGGCGCGCTTCGAGGAGGTCGCGATCGCCGTCCGTGACGTCCTCGACGGCGCGACGTGACGCCGGCGGCGCCGCACGGAGCGACCGCTATCCGGATGCGAGCGAGGGACCCGTCGCTATCGCGTGCGGGTTCGTCAGAAGACGCCGAGGGTGAGATTTGAACTCACGAGTCCGTATGGACAGTTGCTTTCGAGGCAACCGCCTTGGCCAGGCTAGGCTACCTCGGCTCACTTCCCCCTATTCGGGGTTCGACTTTAGCCGTTTCGATTCGCGGGCGAGCGACGCGGCGGGGTCGACCCCGACGTGTCCGAACGACCGGCAACCCTATGGTGATACGTGTCACCGCATAGACCATGAACGTCGAGGAGGCGAGTGCGGACGTCGAATCGGTGCTGGACGCCGTCGCGGACGCCGTGGTCGCCGACCGGTCGTTTCTCGAAACGGTTTCCGTCGGACTGCTCGCGCGCGGGCACGTCCTCCTCGAGGACGTCCCCGGGACGGGGAAGACGCTGACCGCGCGCTCGCTGACGCGCGCGCTCGGCCTCGAGTTCTCGCGCATCCAGTTCACCCCCGACCTCCTGCCCTCGGACGTCATCGGGACGCACGTCTTCGACGAGGCCGAACGCGAGTTCGAGTTCAACGAGGGGCCGATCTTCGGGAACGTCGTGCTCGCCGACGAGATCAACCGCGCGCCGCCGAAGACGCAGGCCGCGCTCCTCGAGGCCATGGAGGAGGGCCAAGTGACGGTGGACGGCGAGACGCACGCCCTCCCCGACCCCTTCTTCGTCGTCGCCACCCAGAACCCCGTCGAGCAGGAGGGAACCTTCCAACTCCCCGAAGCCCAGCTCGACCGCTTCGTCGTGAAGTCCTCGGTGGGGTATCCCGACCTCGAGGGCGAGCGCGAGATACTGCGCCGGCGCGCCGGCCGGACGAGCCAGTCGCCGGACGTCGAGCGCGTCCTCTCCATCGAGGGGGTCCGCGACCTCCAGACCACCCCCGAAGCCGTCCGCGTCGAGGACGACGTCCTCGACTACATCGCGGACGTGGCGCGCGCGACCCGCGAGGACCGCCGCGTCGAGGTCGGCGTGAGCCCGCGGGGCACCCAGCGGCTCTTCGAGGCGGCGCGCGCCTACGCCGTCGTCGCGGGCCGCGAGTACGTCACGCCGAGCGACGTGAAGCGCGTCGCGACGCCCGTGCTCGCCCACCGCCTCGTGCTGACGCCGGACGCGACGGTGAGCGGGACGGAGAAGGCGTCCGTGGTCGATTCGGTCCTCGAGCGCGTCGCGGTACCGACCGTCGACTAGCGCAGCGTCCACGCGAGGACGAGCGCGCCGACGAGGAGCGCGACGAGCGCGCCGACCGGCCGGCCCCCGAAGCCGCCGAGCGCGACGCCGTAGACGGCGGCCCCGGCGAGCGCGAGGACGCCGGCGCTCGCGGCGGCGTGAACGAGTTCGGCGTCGCGCGTCCGCGCCTCGACGCCGAGTTGCTCGCCGAGCGAGAGCGCGTTCTCCCCGACGTCCCACGCGAAGAGCGCGGCGGCCGCGACGGCGAGCGCGGGGAGCGGCCCGGCGTCGAAGGCCCCGAGGAGGACGGCGGCGAGCGCGAGCAGGACCGCGCCGACCGCGAGGTCGCGGCGGCGGCCACGGCGCACGCCGGCCGCGAGCGCCGCCGTCCCGGCGATAGCTGCCGTGACGGGGTAGAGGCCGCCGACGGCAGCGACGGCGACGCCGAGGACGCCAGCGAGGACGGCGAGCGTCGCGCCGAGTCGCGTCGGCGCGCGCGCGACGGGGTCGCTCACCGCGACCACCTCGTGGCCGTCCGGGCGAGCGCGACGGCGAGCGGGGTCACCGGGTCCCAGTCGACGACGCGGACGCCGGCGCTCCGGAGCTCGCGGACGCGGCCGCGACGCTCGACGGCGGCGAGTCGCCCGCCGACGCTCTCGCGGCCGGTGACGTCGGGACTGAGCACGGTGACGGGGTAGCCGTGGCTCTCGAGGCGGCGCGCGGTGAACGCGCTCGTGCCGTCGAGGAGGGGCGTGGCGAGGACGATCTGCGCGTCGCGGGGGACGTTCTTGCGGAGGCGGCGGAACGCGAGCGCGTCCGCCGTCGACACGTCGGGGTCGCTCGGCGGGAAGGCGTCGTCGAGCGCGAGGCGCTCGCGGAGGCGGAGGCGGTGGTCGCGCCCGCTCCCCGGCGCGAGCCACGTCCACGTCGGCCCGTAGGCGGCGAGGCCGACCTGGTCGCCGGCGTCGAGGAGGGCGGCGGCGACGTCGCCGGCGCCGCGCAGTTCGTGCTCGAGCGCGGCGACCCCCTCCGCGTCGGTGGCATAGGCGTGCGCGCGGGCGTCGACGACGAGGACGACGCTCGCGGCGCGCTCCTCGCTGAACTGGACGGTCGAGAGGTCGCCGGTGCGCGCCAGGCGGCGCCAGTCGACGCGCGAGAGCGGGTCGCCGGGGCGGTACTCGCGGACGGCGTTGAACTCGACGCCGCTGCCCGGGGAGCTGGTGGTGACGCGGCCGACGCGCCGGAGCGTCTGCGGGCGGAGCGGCGGCGCGTCGATCACGGTGAGCGGGGGCACGCAGGTGAGCGCCGTCTCGGTGGCGACGCGCGTCTCGCGTTCGAGCGACCCCGGGAGGTTGCGCGCGTAGGCGGTGAGCGGGGCGAACTCGTGGCGGCCGCGCGTCGCCTCGACGGTGTACGTGAAGGTGAGCGTGCGGCCGCTGCGGAGCGCGCTCGCGGCGCGCGGCGAGCCGTCGACCACGTCGAGGGCGTCGGGGACGCCGTCGACGACGCGGAGGTCGGGGAGGAACGCGCCGTCGTTCGTGACGGTGACGGTGACGCGCACGTCCTCGCCGGGGTCGGGGTCGGTCTCGGAGAGCGTGCGCTCGAGGGTGAGCGCGGGGTCGGGGGCGTCGGCGGCGTCGGCGTAGCCGGCGACGGCGACCGCGAGCGCGCCGACGAGGAGGACGGCGGGCGAGCGCAGTATCGCGGCGAGGCCGGCGGCGGCGAACGCGAGCGCGGTGACGCCCGTCCAGCGCTCGGTGCGTCGCGGGTCGCTCACGGCGCCACCTCCGTGCGGTCGGACGCGTCGCCGGCGGCGTCAGCGCTCGCGCCGGACCCGTCGTCGTGCAGGCCGGCGATGCGCTCGATTTCGGCGAGCGCGTGGCGGAAGCGGACGTCGAAGACGGACGCGCGCCCGAGGAGTTCGCGGAGGCGGAGGCGTCGCGGCGGGGCGGGCGGGTCGGCGGCGAAGAACGCGGCGGCGTGCGGGTTGTCCGTCCATGTCCCCGCCTCGAGGCGCGCCTCGGCGTCGGCTTCGGTGAGGCCGTCGGCTGTGACGAGGGTGTCGACGGCGAGGCGACGGAGGCGCTCCCGGGCGGTGGTGCGGGCACTGACGCGGG encodes:
- a CDS encoding AAA family ATPase; the protein is MNVEEASADVESVLDAVADAVVADRSFLETVSVGLLARGHVLLEDVPGTGKTLTARSLTRALGLEFSRIQFTPDLLPSDVIGTHVFDEAEREFEFNEGPIFGNVVLADEINRAPPKTQAALLEAMEEGQVTVDGETHALPDPFFVVATQNPVEQEGTFQLPEAQLDRFVVKSSVGYPDLEGEREILRRRAGRTSQSPDVERVLSIEGVRDLQTTPEAVRVEDDVLDYIADVARATREDRRVEVGVSPRGTQRLFEAARAYAVVAGREYVTPSDVKRVATPVLAHRLVLTPDATVSGTEKASVVDSVLERVAVPTVD
- a CDS encoding DUF7522 family protein gives rise to the protein MSDPPSEKLTRACRSAIGDSLRSVVYFTEDDYEQVYLRDDLERSADLASFVENERSGFERRETGANSELGPYDYTIHSHADGALTRVILGEEGVFVTTDPLSTARFEEVAIAVRDVLDGAT
- a CDS encoding DUF58 domain-containing protein; its protein translation is MSDPRRTERWTGVTALAFAAAGLAAILRSPAVLLVGALAVAVAGYADAADAPDPALTLERTLSETDPDPGEDVRVTVTVTNDGAFLPDLRVVDGVPDALDVVDGSPRAASALRSGRTLTFTYTVEATRGRHEFAPLTAYARNLPGSLERETRVATETALTCVPPLTVIDAPPLRPQTLRRVGRVTTSSPGSGVEFNAVREYRPGDPLSRVDWRRLARTGDLSTVQFSEERAASVVLVVDARAHAYATDAEGVAALEHELRGAGDVAAALLDAGDQVGLAAYGPTWTWLAPGSGRDHRLRLRERLALDDAFPPSDPDVSTADALAFRRLRKNVPRDAQIVLATPLLDGTSAFTARRLESHGYPVTVLSPDVTGRESVGGRLAAVERRGRVRELRSAGVRVVDWDPVTPLAVALARTATRWSR
- a CDS encoding DUF7519 family protein, giving the protein MSDPVARAPTRLGATLAVLAGVLGVAVAAVGGLYPVTAAIAGTAALAAGVRRGRRRDLAVGAVLLALAAVLLGAFDAGPLPALAVAAAALFAWDVGENALSLGEQLGVEARTRDAELVHAAASAGVLALAGAAVYGVALGGFGGRPVGALVALLVGALVLAWTLR
- a CDS encoding DUF192 domain-containing protein, with amino-acid sequence MRVVHERGGESVLASDVDVADSVLSRARGLMFRRSIPHGYALVFEFGGRKRRGVHMVFVPFAIDVLWLVDEEVQRVETLAAWTGLASAEADRLIELPAGRADGVRVGDRVRVEP
- a CDS encoding DUF7097 family protein, with the translated sequence MKKTPTGTAVGVDDPYEHAGVCDHVTGDGKCRYAFDFPQHDPAFADRRAADDYRCPVAADDAAWRDCPHYRSTANAGPGDTAESDGHECARCGLAERRNAHDDSRPLLEEHHLAYADERRESADEASAGGASNAGERSEPAEHANGETVSSTDERSESADEASGDDGVSHEITVTLCRWCHSAVHDSWARIDDDASPSAEALAEAEGRRSDELDELGFETAATRFRTE
- a CDS encoding DUF7269 family protein; translation: MNGRRLLPLVGVLVALGGAAAAFVPGLVAGITLTTAAITVVGGVALLVAYLVYRDARATRAAVRRPTTPDVETRRAADRPGRDFDRTYANARAGTRVSARTTARERLRRLAVDTLVTADGLTEADAEARLEAGTWTDNPHAAAFFAADPPAPPRRLRLRELLGRASVFDVRFRHALAEIERIAGLHDDGSGASADAAGDASDRTEVAP
- a CDS encoding 2-isopropylmalate synthase, which codes for MDFFSNDTLSDGDVQFLDTTLRDGEQAPGVSLSADQKAGIARRLDDAGVAAIEAGSACTSAAERETIRRVTGLGLDARITSFCRGVQRDVDLAMDCGVDGVHIVVPASDRHVEGKVGSTREEVVEKTSELVAYAKENDLWVEVIGEDGSRADYDYLEAQAEAAFEAGADRFCFADTVGHASPEEVYEGVSRLAEHGPVGVHTHDDLGLAVTNALAGIAAGADLVHGTINGIGERAGNVALEEMAIALWHCYDVEPMETEHLYEVASYVAEATGIPLPPNKAVSGENAFAHESGIHTDGTLKDERMYEPYPPEAVGRERRLVLGKHAGRAGVRAALAEHDVDLDDEALAAVVERVKTLGEKGRRVTDADLLTIAEDVRGRSRERRVELLDLTAASGSGTPSASVRVRVDGDERTAAGTGSGPVDAALSATRQALGSEFSFHLESYHVDAITGGTDAVVTVDVEVSRGDRSVSVSASDADITVASVTAVLDALDRLLPEVENEETVPADD